One window from the genome of Faecalibacterium sp. HTF-F encodes:
- a CDS encoding DegT/DnrJ/EryC1/StrS family aminotransferase — translation MDNKILVTRSSMPSMEEYIEEIRSIWDSHWLTNMGEKHKALQAELQKYMGVPAVELLTNGHMALELSLQAMNLQGEVITTPFTFASTTHAIVRNGLEPVFCDIDPETYTMDVTQIERLITDRTCAILPVHVYGNVCNIEEIERIAHKYGLKVLYDAAHTFGETYKGQGIGNFGDASCFSFHATKVFNTIEGGAVCYRDPDMGRRLYELKNFGIHGPEAVDAVGANAKMNEFCAAMGLCNLRHVDEEIAKRRAVVERYREHLEGVDGLRLNVQQPEVRSNYAYFPVVFDENLFGASRNEVMDALAQNGVGARKYFYPLTNTFECFHGKYDVDATPVALHVAKRVLTLPLYADLSMEDADRICKIVLEQKL, via the coding sequence ATGGACAACAAAATCCTTGTTACCCGTTCCTCCATGCCCAGCATGGAAGAATACATTGAAGAGATCCGCTCCATCTGGGACAGCCACTGGCTGACCAACATGGGCGAAAAACACAAAGCCCTGCAGGCTGAACTGCAAAAGTACATGGGCGTGCCTGCTGTGGAGCTGCTCACCAACGGCCACATGGCACTGGAGCTTTCTCTGCAGGCCATGAATCTGCAGGGCGAGGTCATCACCACGCCGTTCACTTTTGCGTCCACCACCCACGCCATCGTGCGCAATGGGCTGGAACCGGTGTTCTGTGATATCGACCCCGAGACCTACACCATGGATGTGACCCAGATCGAGCGGCTCATCACCGACCGAACCTGTGCCATCCTGCCGGTACATGTCTACGGCAATGTCTGCAACATCGAAGAGATCGAGCGCATCGCCCACAAGTATGGTCTGAAGGTGCTGTATGATGCCGCCCATACCTTTGGCGAGACCTATAAGGGGCAGGGCATCGGTAATTTTGGCGATGCCTCCTGCTTCAGCTTCCATGCCACCAAGGTGTTCAACACCATTGAGGGCGGTGCGGTCTGCTATCGGGACCCGGATATGGGCCGCAGGCTGTACGAGCTGAAAAACTTTGGTATCCACGGCCCGGAAGCGGTGGATGCCGTGGGCGCCAACGCCAAGATGAACGAGTTCTGTGCCGCTATGGGTCTGTGCAACCTGCGCCATGTGGATGAGGAGATCGCCAAGCGCAGGGCTGTGGTGGAGCGCTACCGTGAGCATCTGGAAGGCGTGGACGGTCTGCGCCTGAATGTGCAGCAGCCAGAGGTCAGGTCCAACTATGCCTACTTCCCGGTGGTGTTTGACGAAAATCTCTTTGGTGCCAGCCGCAATGAGGTAATGGATGCACTGGCCCAAAACGGAGTAGGCGCGCGCAAGTATTTTTATCCGCTCACCAACACCTTCGAGTGCTTCCACGGTAAATACGATGTGGACGCAACGCCGGTGGCTCTGCATGTGGCAAAACGGGTGCTGACCCTGCCGCTGTATGCCGACCTTTCCATGGAGGATGCGGACCGCATCTGCAAGATCGTCTTAGAGCAGAAACTGTAA